One Pseudomonas fluorescens genomic region harbors:
- a CDS encoding intradiol ring-cleavage dioxygenase, whose protein sequence is MDRDAATQPPQTVYQLAPEQIAGPYFRNPKLLRRNISEGAEGLPLILRLTIVDAMTGEPVNGALVDIWHCNARGAYSGWSRINPDIEVDADAIGSIPRTDDDTYLRGSQFCDHRGRVRFTTIYPGFYAGRALHIHVAVRIVAGNEYLEERNVAWVGQLYFPEVVSRAVLNAKAYRGRCSRPLDNHEDTYYAEMAGKNSTLTVWPISRDCDEDGYFGHLTIGIDTFAVSSQIKPEDFDKYTV, encoded by the coding sequence ATGGATCGAGATGCCGCAACACAGCCACCGCAAACGGTGTACCAACTGGCCCCCGAGCAAATCGCCGGGCCGTATTTCCGCAATCCCAAACTGTTGCGCCGCAACATCAGCGAAGGCGCCGAAGGCTTGCCGCTGATTCTGCGTTTGACCATTGTCGATGCAATGACGGGCGAGCCGGTGAACGGCGCGCTGGTGGATATCTGGCATTGCAACGCCCGCGGAGCCTATTCGGGCTGGAGCCGGATCAATCCGGACATTGAAGTCGACGCCGACGCCATTGGCTCCATCCCGCGTACCGACGACGACACCTACCTGCGTGGCAGCCAGTTCTGCGACCACCGCGGCCGAGTCCGCTTCACCACCATCTATCCGGGCTTCTACGCTGGCCGCGCCCTGCACATTCATGTGGCTGTGCGCATCGTCGCCGGCAATGAATACCTGGAAGAGCGCAACGTCGCCTGGGTCGGCCAGTTGTATTTTCCCGAGGTAGTGTCACGCGCGGTGCTCAACGCCAAGGCTTATCGAGGGCGATGTTCGCGGCCGCTGGACAACCATGAGGACACTTACTATGCAGAGATGGCCGGGAAAAACTCGACCCTGACCGTCTGGCCCATCAGCCGTGACTGTGACGAGGACGGCTACTTCGGACACCTGACTATCGGCATCGACACCTTTGCGGTGTCGTCGCAGATCAAGCCTGAGGATTTTGACAAGTACACGGTGTAA
- a CDS encoding bifunctional 4-hydroxy-2-oxoglutarate aldolase/2-dehydro-3-deoxy-phosphogluconate aldolase encodes MTTPSPTVSMADKVALIDSLCAKARILPVITIAREQDVLPLADALAAGGLTALEVTLRSQFGLKAIQILREQRPELMTGAGTVLDRNMLAAAEAAGSQFIVTPGITRDLLEASVDSPIPLLPGISNASGIMEGYGLGYRRFKLFPAEVSGGVAAIKALGGPFGEVKFCPTGGVSPANIKSYMALKNVMCVGGSWMLDPEWIKNGDWARIQECTAEALALLD; translated from the coding sequence ATGACAACCCCATCCCCGACCGTTTCCATGGCGGACAAAGTTGCCCTGATCGACAGTCTCTGCGCCAAGGCGCGGATCCTGCCAGTGATCACCATCGCTCGCGAGCAGGATGTGCTGCCGCTGGCCGATGCCCTCGCCGCCGGTGGTCTGACCGCTCTGGAAGTGACCCTGCGTTCGCAGTTCGGCCTCAAGGCCATTCAGATCCTGCGCGAACAGCGTCCGGAACTGATGACCGGTGCCGGCACCGTGCTCGACCGCAACATGCTCGCAGCGGCGGAAGCGGCGGGTTCGCAATTCATCGTCACCCCGGGCATCACTCGCGACTTGCTTGAAGCCAGCGTCGACAGCCCGATTCCGCTGTTGCCGGGCATCAGCAATGCCTCGGGCATCATGGAAGGCTACGGTCTGGGCTATCGCCGCTTCAAGCTGTTCCCCGCCGAAGTCAGTGGCGGCGTGGCGGCGATCAAGGCCCTTGGCGGCCCGTTTGGCGAAGTGAAATTCTGCCCGACTGGCGGCGTCAGCCCGGCCAATATCAAGAGCTACATGGCGCTGAAAAACGTCATGTGCGTGGGCGGTAGCTGGATGCTGGATCCGGAGTGGATCAAGAACGGCGACTGGGCACGCATTCAGGAATGCACCGCCGAGGCCTTGGCGCTGCTGGACTGA
- the pgl gene encoding 6-phosphogluconolactonase, whose product MAISDVQLPAGVNAHQFNSPALLAEGLALNVARLLSEAIAARGNAVLVVSGGRSPVAFFQHLAKQELDWASVVITLADERWVPVEHADSNAGLLKQYLLKGPAAKAQFLSLYSAAANVEQAAEQADRLLGELPPIDVLVLGMGDDGHTASLFPDSPNLAEALQADGTRRCWPMLAPSVPRQRLTMSRALLASARHKILSISGQSKLTTLNAALASDDVAAMPVRAFLQPTLEIYWCP is encoded by the coding sequence ATGGCGATATCTGATGTGCAACTGCCTGCGGGCGTAAATGCCCACCAATTCAACAGCCCCGCGCTGCTGGCCGAAGGCCTGGCGCTGAATGTCGCCAGGCTATTGAGCGAAGCCATTGCGGCACGCGGCAACGCGGTGCTGGTGGTGTCCGGCGGACGCAGCCCGGTGGCGTTTTTCCAGCACCTGGCGAAACAGGAACTGGACTGGGCCAGCGTCGTGATCACCCTCGCCGATGAGCGCTGGGTGCCAGTCGAACACGCCGACAGCAATGCCGGCCTGCTCAAGCAATATCTGCTCAAAGGCCCGGCAGCCAAGGCGCAGTTCCTCAGCCTCTACAGCGCAGCGGCGAATGTCGAGCAGGCTGCTGAACAGGCTGATCGTTTGCTCGGCGAACTGCCGCCAATCGATGTCCTGGTGCTGGGCATGGGCGATGACGGGCACACCGCCTCGCTGTTCCCCGACAGCCCGAACCTCGCCGAAGCGCTGCAAGCCGATGGCACGCGCCGTTGCTGGCCGATGCTGGCGCCAAGCGTGCCGCGTCAGCGCCTGACCATGAGCCGCGCGCTGCTGGCATCGGCGCGACACAAGATTCTGTCGATTTCCGGTCAGTCGAAACTGACCACCCTGAATGCCGCACTGGCATCCGATGACGTCGCGGCCATGCCGGTGCGCGCGTTTCTGCAACCTACGTTAGAGATTTACTGGTGCCCATGA
- the zwf gene encoding glucose-6-phosphate dehydrogenase, whose translation MPSITVEPCTFALFGALGDLALRKLFPALYHLDGADLLHEDTRIIALAREPGSEQQHMAFIAAELRRYVGKELNETVAERFLARLTYLHVDFLKSEDYVALAELAGSTQRMIAYFATPAAVYGAICENLAKVGLAENTRVVLEKPIGSDLESSRKVNDAVAQFFPENRTYRIDHYLGKETVQNLIALRFANSLFETQWNQNYISHVEITVAEKVGIEGRWGYFDKAGQLRDMIQNHLLQLLCLIAMDPPADLSADSIRDEKVKVLKALAPISPEGLTTQVVRGQYIAGYSEGKSVPGYLEEPNSNTQSDTETFVALRADIRNWRWAGVPFYLRTGKRMPQKLSQIVIHFKEPSHYIFAPEQRLQISNKLIIRLQPDEGISLRVMTKEQGLDKGMQLRSGPLQLNFSDTWRSARIPDAYERLLLEVMNGNQNLFVRKDEIEAAWKWCDQLIAGWKKSGDAPKPYAAGSWGPMSSIALITRDGRSWYGDI comes from the coding sequence ATGCCCTCCATTACGGTTGAACCGTGCACCTTTGCCTTGTTCGGCGCGCTAGGCGATCTGGCCCTGCGCAAGCTGTTTCCAGCCCTATATCACCTTGACGGTGCCGACCTGCTGCACGAGGACACGCGCATCATCGCGTTGGCCCGTGAGCCGGGCAGCGAGCAGCAGCACATGGCGTTCATCGCCGCTGAATTGCGCCGTTACGTCGGCAAGGAACTCAACGAAACCGTGGCCGAGCGCTTTCTCGCGCGCCTGACCTATCTGCACGTCGATTTCCTCAAATCTGAAGATTACGTGGCACTGGCCGAACTGGCCGGCAGCACGCAGCGCATGATTGCCTATTTCGCCACCCCGGCAGCGGTTTACGGCGCGATCTGCGAAAACCTGGCGAAGGTTGGTCTGGCCGAGAACACCCGCGTTGTGCTGGAAAAGCCGATCGGTTCCGATCTGGAGTCGTCGCGAAAAGTGAACGATGCCGTGGCGCAGTTCTTCCCGGAAAACCGCACTTACCGCATCGACCATTATCTGGGCAAGGAAACCGTTCAGAACCTGATCGCCCTGCGTTTCGCCAACAGCCTGTTCGAAACCCAGTGGAACCAGAATTACATTTCCCACGTGGAAATCACCGTCGCCGAAAAGGTTGGTATCGAAGGCCGTTGGGGCTATTTCGACAAGGCCGGCCAACTGCGCGACATGATCCAGAACCACCTGCTGCAGCTGCTGTGCCTGATCGCCATGGATCCGCCGGCCGATTTGTCCGCCGACAGCATCCGTGACGAGAAGGTAAAAGTGCTCAAGGCGCTGGCGCCGATCAGCCCGGAAGGCCTGACCACACAAGTGGTGCGCGGCCAATACATCGCCGGCTACAGCGAAGGCAAATCGGTACCGGGTTATCTCGAAGAACCGAACTCCAACACTCAGAGCGACACCGAAACCTTCGTCGCTCTGCGTGCCGATATTCGTAACTGGCGTTGGGCTGGCGTGCCGTTTTACTTGCGTACCGGCAAGCGCATGCCGCAGAAACTCTCGCAGATCGTCATCCATTTCAAGGAACCGTCGCACTACATCTTCGCCCCGGAGCAGCGCCTGCAGATCAGCAACAAACTGATCATTCGCCTGCAACCGGACGAAGGCATTTCCTTGCGCGTGATGACCAAAGAGCAGGGCCTGGACAAAGGCATGCAACTGCGCAGCGGCCCGCTGCAATTGAATTTCTCCGACACCTGGCGTAGCGCGCGGATCCCCGATGCCTACGAGCGGTTGTTGCTGGAAGTGATGAACGGCAATCAGAACCTGTTTGTCCGTAAAGATGAAATCGAAGCCGCGTGGAAGTGGTGTGACCAGCTGATCGCCGGATGGAAAAAATCCGGTGACGCGCCCAAGCCGTATGCGGCCGGGTCGTGGGGGCCGATGAGCTCCATTGCATTGATCACGCGGGACGGGAGGTCGTGGTATGGCGATATCTGA
- a CDS encoding MurR/RpiR family transcriptional regulator, producing the protein MRNLLEQIQSRLAELNKAERKVAEVILLNPQQATRFSIAALAQAASVSEPTVNRFCRSFGVSGYPELKLQLAQSLASGAAYVSRAVEADDNPEAYTQKIFGSAIASLDSACQALDPNLISRAVDLLIQARQIHFFGLGASAPVALDAQHKFFRFNLAVTAHADVLMQRMIASVAHTGELFVIISYTGRTRELVEVARIARENGASVLGLTAENSPLAKASTLSLNIPLPEDTDIYMPMTSRIIQLTVLDVLATGMTLRRGVDFQPHLRKIKESLNASRYPVGDEFN; encoded by the coding sequence GTGCGAAATTTACTGGAACAGATCCAGAGTCGCCTTGCAGAACTGAACAAGGCCGAACGTAAGGTCGCCGAGGTGATTCTGCTCAATCCGCAGCAGGCCACCCGCTTCAGCATCGCCGCCCTCGCCCAGGCGGCGTCGGTGAGTGAACCGACGGTCAACCGTTTCTGCCGTTCGTTCGGCGTCAGCGGCTACCCCGAACTCAAACTGCAACTGGCACAGAGCCTGGCCAGTGGCGCGGCGTATGTCAGCCGCGCGGTCGAGGCGGATGACAATCCCGAAGCCTATACGCAGAAGATCTTCGGCAGTGCCATCGCCTCGCTGGACAGTGCGTGTCAGGCCCTTGATCCGAACCTGATCAGCCGCGCCGTCGACCTGTTGATTCAGGCGCGGCAGATCCACTTTTTCGGCCTCGGCGCTTCCGCCCCGGTGGCGCTGGATGCGCAGCACAAGTTCTTCCGCTTCAACCTCGCGGTTACTGCGCATGCCGATGTCTTGATGCAGCGGATGATTGCTTCGGTGGCGCATACCGGGGAATTGTTCGTGATCATTTCCTACACCGGGCGTACCCGTGAGTTGGTGGAAGTGGCGCGGATTGCTCGGGAAAACGGCGCTTCGGTATTGGGTCTGACCGCGGAAAACTCTCCGCTGGCCAAGGCCAGTACGCTGAGCCTGAACATCCCACTGCCGGAAGATACCGACATCTATATGCCGATGACGTCGCGGATCATTCAATTGACGGTGCTGGATGTGTTGGCGACGGGGATGACCTTGCGTCGCGGGGTGGATTTCCAACCGCATCTGCGCAAGATCAAAGAGAGTTTGAATGCCAGCCGGTATCCGGTTGGAGATGAGTTCAACTAA
- a CDS encoding integrase core domain-containing protein: MPWKQESPMDQRVKLISDWLSGSYTKSQLSRRYGVSRPTIDKWLDRYAALGVDGLKEQSRKPLNCPHQTSDEIIAKLFAKKNEHPDRGPKQIIDRLRVSDPHIQWPAASTAGEWLKKAGLVMARRPYPPRPRAPTHLRPVDAPNQTWCADYKGQFKMQDGNWCYPLTITDQMSRFLFVCRALPSTHGAPTREGFEWAFREYGLPDVIRTDNGAPFASTGLARLSKLSVWFIRLGIHVETITPGRPDQNGRHERMHRTLKAAVPPAENLVRQQLAFQDFIQDFNHHRPHTALGMKPPASVYSPSERAYPGHLPALEYGSDVEVRKVRSNGEIKWKGQLIFLGEALIGEDIALKEVADDAWELYLCSHCLGRLEHGAKRVASL, encoded by the coding sequence ATGCCCTGGAAACAAGAGTCCCCAATGGATCAACGAGTAAAGTTAATCAGCGATTGGCTTAGCGGCAGCTACACCAAAAGCCAGTTAAGCCGGCGGTATGGTGTCAGCCGCCCTACCATCGACAAGTGGTTGGACCGATACGCAGCGTTGGGCGTTGATGGTTTGAAAGAGCAGTCGCGCAAGCCGCTGAACTGCCCTCATCAAACTTCCGACGAAATCATTGCCAAGTTGTTTGCCAAGAAAAACGAACATCCCGATCGAGGGCCCAAACAGATCATCGATCGCCTGCGCGTTTCCGATCCGCATATCCAGTGGCCGGCGGCGAGTACTGCCGGAGAGTGGTTGAAGAAAGCTGGTTTGGTCATGGCGCGACGACCTTATCCCCCACGTCCCCGTGCGCCAACGCATTTGCGTCCGGTCGACGCGCCCAATCAGACCTGGTGTGCTGATTACAAAGGGCAGTTCAAAATGCAGGACGGTAACTGGTGCTACCCGCTTACCATTACCGATCAGATGAGCCGCTTTTTATTCGTCTGTCGAGCTTTGCCCAGTACGCATGGCGCGCCGACGCGGGAAGGCTTCGAGTGGGCTTTTCGAGAATATGGGCTGCCGGATGTGATCCGCACTGACAATGGCGCTCCTTTTGCCTCGACAGGACTGGCGCGACTTTCGAAGTTATCAGTTTGGTTCATCAGGCTTGGAATCCATGTCGAAACGATTACGCCTGGCCGTCCCGACCAAAATGGTCGACATGAACGGATGCATCGAACGCTAAAGGCAGCGGTGCCACCTGCGGAAAACCTTGTGCGCCAGCAGCTGGCTTTTCAGGATTTCATCCAAGACTTCAACCACCACCGACCCCACACCGCGCTGGGCATGAAACCGCCAGCTTCGGTCTATAGCCCGTCGGAACGTGCTTATCCCGGTCACTTGCCTGCCCTTGAATACGGCTCTGATGTTGAAGTACGCAAGGTTCGGTCAAATGGTGAAATCAAATGGAAAGGACAGCTGATTTTTCTCGGAGAGGCTTTGATTGGAGAGGACATCGCGTTGAAGGAAGTGGCAGATGATGCTTGGGAGCTGTACCTTTGCAGCCACTGTTTAGGCAGGCTTGAACACGGCGCTAAACGCGTAGCAAGCCTGTAA
- a CDS encoding D-hexose-6-phosphate mutarotase has protein sequence MHEHPLQRFFKSLRERPTFAWERYQMRDVLVIDHPLCQAVFSRQGAQLLHFQPRGQKPWLWCAAKWPHVGAIRGGVPVCWPWYGRHPSENAWPSHGWARLLDWKLLDSSSAEDGVRLHWQLQLCDWQVDLHAHLGERMELRLSTEHQDDMPCQLSQALHAYWRIGDVGEIALSGLEGAQGYDQLSRQVCQQEGELRVDGGCQRVFQHDGELQLKDHAWQRELCIDTGDSGDTVVWHPGARPLLGVSWDEISEFVCVEAATGGTDSLHLAPGEKAHLSLQAWAAA, from the coding sequence ATGCATGAGCATCCGCTGCAACGCTTCTTCAAATCCCTGCGCGAACGGCCGACATTCGCCTGGGAGCGCTATCAGATGCGCGATGTGTTGGTGATCGATCATCCGCTGTGTCAGGCGGTGTTCAGTCGTCAGGGCGCGCAGTTGCTGCACTTTCAACCCCGTGGGCAAAAGCCGTGGTTGTGGTGTGCGGCGAAGTGGCCCCATGTCGGCGCGATCCGTGGCGGTGTTCCGGTGTGCTGGCCGTGGTATGGCCGCCATCCGAGCGAAAACGCGTGGCCGTCGCATGGTTGGGCGCGATTGCTCGACTGGAAACTGCTCGACAGTAGTAGTGCCGAAGACGGCGTGCGCTTGCACTGGCAGTTGCAGCTGTGTGACTGGCAGGTTGACCTGCACGCGCATCTGGGTGAACGCATGGAATTACGCCTGAGTACCGAGCATCAGGACGACATGCCGTGCCAGTTGAGCCAGGCTTTGCACGCTTACTGGCGTATTGGCGATGTTGGTGAGATAGCGCTGTCTGGCCTCGAGGGTGCGCAGGGTTATGACCAATTGAGCCGCCAGGTTTGTCAGCAGGAAGGTGAGTTACGAGTGGACGGCGGTTGTCAGCGGGTGTTCCAGCATGACGGCGAATTGCAGCTCAAAGACCACGCCTGGCAACGCGAGTTGTGCATCGATACCGGTGACAGCGGCGATACGGTGGTCTGGCATCCGGGAGCGCGACCGTTGCTGGGCGTGAGTTGGGATGAGATCTCTGAGTTCGTGTGCGTGGAAGCCGCGACGGGCGGCACGGACAGTTTGCACCTGGCACCGGGGGAGAAGGCGCATTTGAGTTTGCAGGCGTGGGCGGCGGCTTGA
- a CDS encoding carbohydrate porin: protein MKMKHVNARLICQVSAAAALVLAGNAMAADAFSSDSKWMTGDWGGERTKLIEQGIDIKADYVGEVGGNLNGGYNDDKTARYADQFGLGVALDLQKLWGWDNTQAKIQLTNRNGYNISNDRVGDPRAGTLSSSQEVYGRGHMVRLTQLWIQHQFFDNKLDVKAGYFGEGEDFNTFPCDFQNLAFCGSQVGNWATNIWYNWPVSQAAIRVKYNINDELYAQIGAYNQNPSQLEHGNGFKLSGSGTKGTVLPVELVWSPKVNSLPGEYRVGYYKSTADADDVREDVNGFDAATTGDDYKSHSSKSGYWFVAQQQLTSHNGDATRGLNIAANATFHDKDTNFIDNYQSVMFVYKGPFDARPKDDVGIGAARIHVNKDVKRNAELLNASNGVSDYDNAAFSPIRETEYNYEINYGFHVTDWLTVRPNLQYITHPGGVDEVDNALVAGLKIQSTF, encoded by the coding sequence ATGAAAATGAAACACGTCAACGCCCGGTTGATCTGCCAAGTGTCAGCTGCGGCGGCGTTGGTGCTGGCCGGCAATGCGATGGCTGCCGATGCGTTCAGCTCCGATTCGAAATGGATGACCGGCGACTGGGGTGGCGAGCGTACCAAGCTGATCGAGCAGGGTATCGACATCAAGGCTGACTACGTAGGGGAAGTCGGTGGCAACCTGAACGGTGGTTACAACGACGACAAGACTGCCCGTTACGCTGACCAGTTCGGTCTGGGCGTGGCACTCGATCTGCAAAAGCTGTGGGGCTGGGATAACACCCAGGCGAAGATCCAGCTGACCAACCGTAACGGCTACAACATCTCCAACGACCGCGTTGGCGATCCGCGTGCCGGCACCCTGAGCTCCTCGCAGGAAGTCTACGGCCGTGGCCACATGGTGCGTCTGACCCAGTTGTGGATTCAGCACCAGTTCTTCGACAACAAACTCGACGTCAAGGCCGGTTACTTCGGTGAAGGCGAAGACTTCAACACTTTCCCGTGCGACTTCCAGAACCTGGCGTTCTGCGGTTCGCAAGTGGGTAACTGGGCGACCAACATCTGGTACAACTGGCCCGTCAGCCAGGCCGCGATCCGTGTGAAGTACAACATCAACGACGAGCTCTACGCACAGATCGGTGCGTACAACCAGAACCCGTCGCAGCTGGAACACGGCAACGGCTTCAAGCTCAGCGGCAGCGGCACCAAAGGTACGGTTCTGCCGGTTGAATTGGTCTGGTCGCCGAAGGTCAACAGCCTGCCGGGCGAATACCGCGTCGGTTATTACAAGAGCACGGCCGATGCCGACGACGTTCGCGAAGACGTCAACGGTTTCGACGCAGCAACCACCGGTGATGACTACAAGTCGCACAGCAGCAAAAGCGGCTACTGGTTCGTTGCGCAACAGCAACTCACCAGCCACAACGGCGACGCTACCCGCGGTCTGAACATTGCAGCCAACGCCACGTTCCATGACAAGGACACCAACTTCATCGACAACTACCAGTCGGTGATGTTTGTCTACAAAGGCCCGTTCGACGCACGTCCGAAGGATGACGTCGGCATTGGCGCGGCACGTATCCACGTCAACAAGGACGTCAAGCGCAACGCTGAACTGTTGAACGCCTCCAACGGTGTTTCCGACTACGACAATGCGGCGTTTTCGCCAATCCGTGAAACCGAATACAACTACGAGATCAACTACGGCTTCCACGTCACTGACTGGCTGACCGTGCGTCCAAACCTGCAATACATCACTCATCCAGGCGGTGTGGATGAAGTCGATAACGCTTTGGTCGCTGGCCTGAAAATTCAGTCCACGTTCTAA
- a CDS encoding ABC transporter ATP-binding protein: MATLELRNVNKTYGAGLPDTLKNIELSIKDGEFLILVGPSGCGKSTLMNCIAGLETITGGAIMIGDQDVSGMSPKDRDIAMVFQSYALYPTMSVRENIEFGLKIRKMPQAAIDEEVARVAKLLQIEHLLNRKPGQLSGGQQQRVAMGRALARRPKIYLFDEPLSNLDAKLRVEMRTEMKLMHQRLKTTTVYVTHDQIEAMTLGDKVAVMKDGIIQQFGTPKDIYNDPANLFVASFIGSPPMNFIPLRLQRKDGRLLALLDSGQARCELPMSMQDAGLEDREVILGLRPEQIVLSNGEGNGLPSIRAEVQVTEPTGPDTLVFVNLNDTKVCCRLAPDVAPQVGESLTLQFDPSKVLLFDANTGERLGVAGQAQTETRSANVAQFKGR; the protein is encoded by the coding sequence ATGGCAACGCTCGAACTTCGCAATGTAAACAAGACTTATGGTGCCGGCCTGCCGGACACCCTGAAGAACATCGAACTGTCGATCAAGGACGGTGAATTCCTGATCCTCGTCGGCCCGTCGGGCTGCGGCAAATCGACCTTGATGAACTGCATCGCCGGCCTCGAAACCATCACCGGCGGCGCGATCATGATCGGTGATCAGGACGTCAGCGGCATGAGCCCGAAGGATCGTGACATCGCCATGGTGTTCCAGTCCTACGCGCTGTACCCGACCATGAGCGTGCGCGAGAACATCGAATTCGGTCTGAAGATCCGCAAGATGCCGCAAGCAGCGATCGACGAAGAAGTCGCGCGCGTAGCCAAACTGCTGCAAATCGAACACCTGCTCAATCGCAAGCCCGGCCAGCTCTCCGGTGGTCAGCAACAGCGCGTGGCGATGGGCCGTGCCTTGGCGCGTCGGCCGAAGATCTATCTGTTCGACGAACCACTGTCCAACCTCGATGCCAAGCTGCGCGTCGAGATGCGCACCGAAATGAAACTGATGCACCAGCGCCTGAAAACCACCACGGTTTACGTGACTCACGACCAGATCGAAGCAATGACTCTGGGCGACAAAGTGGCAGTGATGAAGGACGGCATCATTCAGCAGTTCGGCACGCCGAAAGACATCTACAACGACCCGGCCAACCTGTTTGTGGCGAGCTTCATCGGTTCGCCGCCGATGAACTTCATTCCTCTGCGTTTGCAACGCAAGGACGGCCGTCTGCTGGCGCTGCTCGACAGCGGCCAGGCGCGTTGCGAATTGCCGATGAGCATGCAGGATGCCGGTCTGGAAGATCGCGAAGTGATCCTCGGCCTGCGCCCGGAGCAGATCGTGCTGTCGAACGGCGAGGGCAACGGCCTGCCAAGCATTCGTGCCGAAGTGCAGGTCACCGAGCCGACCGGTCCGGACACCCTGGTGTTCGTCAACCTGAATGACACCAAAGTCTGCTGCCGACTGGCGCCGGACGTCGCACCGCAGGTGGGCGAGAGCCTGACGCTGCAGTTCGATCCATCGAAAGTGTTGTTGTTCGATGCCAATACCGGCGAGCGTCTGGGCGTTGCGGGCCAGGCGCAGACTGAAACCCGGTCGGCGAATGTGGCCCAGTTCAAAGGCCGCTGA
- a CDS encoding carbohydrate ABC transporter permease, with translation MTSLAAKPAISFSRIAIYAVLIFAVFLYLVPLVVMLLTSFKTPEDISTGNLLSWPTVVSGIGWVKAWATVDGYFWNSIKITVPAVIISTAIGALNGYVLSMWRFRGSQLFFGLLLFGCFLPFQTVLLPASFTLGKMGLASTTTGLVFVHVVYGLAFTTLFFRNYYVSIPDALVKAARLDGAGFFTIFRRIILPMSTPIIMVCLIWQFTQIWNDFLFGVVFSSGDSQPITVALNNLVNTSTGAKEYNVDMAAAMIAGLPTLLVYVVAGKYFVRGLTAGAVKG, from the coding sequence ATGACTAGTCTCGCTGCCAAACCCGCCATCAGCTTCAGTCGCATCGCGATCTACGCGGTGCTGATTTTCGCGGTGTTCCTGTATCTGGTGCCGTTGGTGGTCATGTTGCTCACCAGCTTCAAGACCCCGGAAGACATCAGCACCGGCAACCTGTTGAGCTGGCCGACCGTGGTCAGCGGCATTGGTTGGGTCAAGGCCTGGGCCACGGTTGATGGCTACTTCTGGAACTCGATCAAGATCACCGTACCGGCCGTGATCATCTCCACAGCGATTGGTGCGTTGAACGGTTATGTGCTGTCGATGTGGCGGTTCCGTGGTTCGCAGTTGTTCTTCGGTCTGCTGCTGTTCGGCTGCTTCCTGCCGTTCCAGACCGTGCTGCTGCCAGCCTCGTTCACCCTCGGCAAAATGGGCCTGGCGAGCACGACCACCGGTCTGGTGTTCGTGCACGTGGTTTACGGTCTGGCGTTCACCACGCTGTTCTTCCGTAACTACTACGTGAGCATTCCGGACGCGCTGGTGAAAGCTGCACGTCTGGATGGCGCGGGTTTCTTCACGATTTTCCGCCGGATCATTCTGCCGATGTCGACGCCGATCATCATGGTCTGCCTGATCTGGCAGTTCACCCAGATATGGAACGACTTCCTCTTCGGCGTGGTGTTCTCCAGCGGTGATTCGCAGCCGATCACCGTGGCGCTGAACAACCTGGTCAACACCAGCACCGGGGCCAAGGAATACAACGTGGATATGGCAGCGGCGATGATCGCCGGCCTGCCGACCCTGCTGGTCTATGTGGTCGCAGGCAAGTATTTCGTGCGCGGGCTGACGGCCGGCGCAGTCAAGGGGTAA